One stretch of Arachis duranensis cultivar V14167 chromosome 1, aradu.V14167.gnm2.J7QH, whole genome shotgun sequence DNA includes these proteins:
- the LOC107466540 gene encoding uncharacterized protein LOC107466540 isoform X3: MIEVLFLLIFWEAVVIVILLFKTPFRKLLILTLDRLKRARGPLVLNTAAASLVALLLSGVYGIINIQKRQIHDDGHVHLNPTDQLLMANHLLQTTLIVIIDRLHHCMRELRIRRKNLVVMKRLEATKALEEERDKLKVEIIQLESDLNSKAKDVDVAEANVTALRKQFQGFLLEYQRVLEENHNLRKKLQVLDRRLSHSVSKKNM, encoded by the exons ATGATTGAGGTGTTGTTCCTCCTCATATTTTGGGAGGCGGTTGTGATTGTAATTCTTCTATTCAAGACCCCATTTAGAAAGCTTCTCATCCTCACCCTTGACCGCCTCAAGCGTGCCCGCGGACCCCTCGTCCTCAACACTGCCGCCGCCTCCCTTGTAGCCCTCCTTCTTTCCGGCGTCTACGGAATAATCAACATTCAAAAGCGACAAATCCATGATGATGGCCATGTTCATCTCAATCCCACCGATCAGCTTCTCATGGCCAATCATCTCCTCCAAACTACTCTCATTG TTATAATAGATAGATTACATCACTGCATGAGAGAACTCCGAATTAGAAGAAAGAATCTTGTGGTAATGAAAAGATTGGAGGCAACTAAAGCATTGGAAGAAGAAAGAGACAAATTGAAAGTGGAGATTATACAGCTAGAATCTGATCTCAACTCTAAAGCTAAAGACGTTGATGTTGCAGAAGCCAATGTAACTGCTTTGAGAAAACAATTTCAGGGTTTTCTTCTTGAGTACCAGCGTGTACTTGAGGAGAATCACAACCTCCGCAAGAAGCTACAAGTCTTGGATAGGAGATTGTCACACTCAGTCTCCAAGAAGAATATGTAA
- the LOC107466540 gene encoding uncharacterized protein LOC107466540 isoform X2, whose product MIEVLFLLIFWEAVVIVILLFKTPFRKLLILTLDRLKRARGPLVLNTAAASLVALLLSGVYGIINIQKRQIHDDGHVHLNPTDQLLMANHLLQTTLIGAVLFLAVIIDRLHHCMRELRIRRKNLVVMKRLEATKALEEERDKLKVEIIQLESDLNSKAKDVDVAEANVTALRKQFQGFLLEYQRVLEENHNLRKKLQVLDRRLSHSVSKKNM is encoded by the exons ATGATTGAGGTGTTGTTCCTCCTCATATTTTGGGAGGCGGTTGTGATTGTAATTCTTCTATTCAAGACCCCATTTAGAAAGCTTCTCATCCTCACCCTTGACCGCCTCAAGCGTGCCCGCGGACCCCTCGTCCTCAACACTGCCGCCGCCTCCCTTGTAGCCCTCCTTCTTTCCGGCGTCTACGGAATAATCAACATTCAAAAGCGACAAATCCATGATGATGGCCATGTTCATCTCAATCCCACCGATCAGCTTCTCATGGCCAATCATCTCCTCCAAACTACTCTCATTG GTGCCGTCCTTTTTCTTGCAGTTATAATAGATAGATTACATCACTGCATGAGAGAACTCCGAATTAGAAGAAAGAATCTTGTGGTAATGAAAAGATTGGAGGCAACTAAAGCATTGGAAGAAGAAAGAGACAAATTGAAAGTGGAGATTATACAGCTAGAATCTGATCTCAACTCTAAAGCTAAAGACGTTGATGTTGCAGAAGCCAATGTAACTGCTTTGAGAAAACAATTTCAGGGTTTTCTTCTTGAGTACCAGCGTGTACTTGAGGAGAATCACAACCTCCGCAAGAAGCTACAAGTCTTGGATAGGAGATTGTCACACTCAGTCTCCAAGAAGAATATGTAA
- the LOC107466540 gene encoding uncharacterized protein LOC107466540 isoform X1, whose protein sequence is MIEVLFLLIFWEAVVIVILLFKTPFRKLLILTLDRLKRARGPLVLNTAAASLVALLLSGVYGIINIQKRQIHDDGHVHLNPTDQLLMANHLLQTTLIGIFAIFGAVLFLAVIIDRLHHCMRELRIRRKNLVVMKRLEATKALEEERDKLKVEIIQLESDLNSKAKDVDVAEANVTALRKQFQGFLLEYQRVLEENHNLRKKLQVLDRRLSHSVSKKNM, encoded by the exons ATGATTGAGGTGTTGTTCCTCCTCATATTTTGGGAGGCGGTTGTGATTGTAATTCTTCTATTCAAGACCCCATTTAGAAAGCTTCTCATCCTCACCCTTGACCGCCTCAAGCGTGCCCGCGGACCCCTCGTCCTCAACACTGCCGCCGCCTCCCTTGTAGCCCTCCTTCTTTCCGGCGTCTACGGAATAATCAACATTCAAAAGCGACAAATCCATGATGATGGCCATGTTCATCTCAATCCCACCGATCAGCTTCTCATGGCCAATCATCTCCTCCAAACTACTCTCATTGGTATCTTTGCTATTTTTG GTGCCGTCCTTTTTCTTGCAGTTATAATAGATAGATTACATCACTGCATGAGAGAACTCCGAATTAGAAGAAAGAATCTTGTGGTAATGAAAAGATTGGAGGCAACTAAAGCATTGGAAGAAGAAAGAGACAAATTGAAAGTGGAGATTATACAGCTAGAATCTGATCTCAACTCTAAAGCTAAAGACGTTGATGTTGCAGAAGCCAATGTAACTGCTTTGAGAAAACAATTTCAGGGTTTTCTTCTTGAGTACCAGCGTGTACTTGAGGAGAATCACAACCTCCGCAAGAAGCTACAAGTCTTGGATAGGAGATTGTCACACTCAGTCTCCAAGAAGAATATGTAA
- the LOC107467454 gene encoding dynamin-related protein 4C-like, giving the protein MLLFSSILNSRVPVHGQPENIYDQIKDIIMEYIRPEESIILNVLSATVDFTTCESIRMSQSVDKTGLRTLAVVTKADKSPEGLLEKVTVDDVNIGLGYVCIRNRIGDESYEEARIEEERLFESHPMLSKIDKSIVGVPVLAQRLVQVQGMIISKTLPEIVKKINEKLTYKLT; this is encoded by the exons ATGCTCCTATTCTCAAGCATTCTAAATTCAAG GGTTCCTGTTCATGGCCAGCCTGAAAATATCTATGATCAGATCAAGGATATTATCATGGAGTATATTAGGCCTGAAGAGAGCATTATTCTGAATGTTCTTTCTGCTACCGTTGATTTTactacttgtgaatccataAGAATGTCTCAATCTGTGGATAAAACTGGTTTGAGAACCTTGGCTGTTGTAACAAAGGCTGATAAGTCTCCTGAAGGCTTGTTGGAGAAGGTAACTGTTGATGATGTTAACATTGGTCTTGGTTATGTCTGTATCAGGAACAGGATTGGCGATGAATCTTATGAAGAGGCGAGGATTGAAGAAGAGAGGCTTTTTGAGTCTCATCCAATGCTTTCAAAGATTGACAAATCCATTGTTGGTGTTCCTGTTCTGGCACAAAGGCTAGTTCAAGTTCAAGGCATGATCATATCCAAAACTCTGCCCGAAATTGTGAAGAAAATCAATGAGAAGCTGACTTACAAGCTGACTTAA
- the LOC127744895 gene encoding protein FAR1-RELATED SEQUENCE 5-like → MERSNPEREPNSTVINASEGNDELNDDGVVNQESSLVDEITDVMVTRNDELDLRHELLDHSGLGEEEIPAIGMRFDSLHLAQEFYASYAKKLGFVTKVRNTNFDKMQKDAKIRINQSLHCTREGYRESRVKAATRSNRITATRCKARMYVMLDREKECWVVSRVELRHSHPCSADKAVHYHEYRELTMHAKCVITDNNEAGIRPNKTYLALANEVGGSSNLRFLEKDVRNYIIRNLRCSDDNADFNGMMNYFVRMKEINPNFFYAIDVDDANNLGAHSR, encoded by the exons ATGGAACGCTCAAATCCGGAAAGGGAACCGAATAGCACAGTGATCAATGCTAGTGAAGGCAATGATGAATTGAATGATGATGGCGTTGTTAATCAAGAGAGTTCCTTG GTCGACGAAATCACCGACGTCATGGTGACGAGAAATGATGAGTTGGATTTAAGACACGAG TTGCTGGATCATAGTGGGCTCGGTGAAGAGGAAATCCCAGCCATAGGAATGAGATTTGATTCGCTGCATTTGGCACAGGAGTTTTATGCAAGTTATGCAAAGAAATTGGGGTTTGTAACTAAAGTCAGGAACACGAACTTTGACAAGATGCAGAAGGACGCAAAAATACGCATTAATCAATCTCTTCACTGCACTCGAGAGGGTTATCGAGAATCTCGTGTTAAGGCAGCAACTAGGTCAAACAGAATAACAGCCACGAGATGCAAAGCAAGAATGTATGTCATGCTGGACAGGGAGAAGGAATGTTGGGTTGTGTCCAGGGTAGAATTGAGGCATTCTCACCCCTGTTCGGCTGATAAAGCTGTCCACTATCATGAGTACCGGGAGCTGACCATGCATGCCAAGTGCGTCATTACGGATAACAACGAGGCTGGTATAAGACCCAACAAGACGTATCTAGCACTTGCAAACGAAGTTGGTGGGTCTTCAAACTTGAGATTCTTAGAAAAGGATGTCAGAAATTACATTATAAGAAATCTCCGATGCTCCGATGACAATGCGGACTTCAATGGGATGATGAATTATTTCGTTCGAATGAAGGAAATCAATCCCAACTTCTTTTATGCCATAGATGTTGACGATGCTAATAATTTAGGAGCGCACTCTAGGTAG
- the LOC127740608 gene encoding uncharacterized protein LOC127740608, which translates to MKCRRRNTIARSSISIATTLNSSQAFAVKSADLHDYKQLKTTQKILFTLISPQIVAYKSCDVTIENGIMHGNVKGQNDLVIAQGAKIADFGCALRWWLMVKHYLHDNDLVTVLYRIRFWDEVPKIPNHVSEEEKDFLTKYYKRDPSERGLVEELLVHGFVHAFNEHTDYKLELGIVYGDVKEQNDLVTTQRVKIADFDCTIRVVADVRV; encoded by the exons ATGAAGTGTAGAAGGAGAAACACCATAGCTCGGAGCTCCATCTCCATAGCCACTACTCTCAACTCTAGTCAGGCTTTTGCTGTCAAGTCAGCGGACTTACATGACTACAAGCAACTCAAGACAACACAGAAAATTCTCTTCACACTCATCAGTCCTCAAATTGTGGCCTATAAAAGCTGTGATGTCACGATAGAGAATG GAATAATGCATGGCAATGTGAAGGGGCAGAATGACTTGGTGATAGCACAAGGAGCCAAGATAGCTGATTTCGGTTGCGCTCTTAGGTGGTGGCTGATGGTGAAG CACTATCTACATGATAATGACCTTGTTACGGTACTTTATCGGATTCGTTTCTGGGATGAGGTGCCGAAAATTCCAAACCATGTctcagaggaagaaaaagatttcTTGACGAAATATTACAAGAGAGACCCTAGTGAGAGGGGGTTGGTTGAGGAACTTCTTGTGCATGGATTTGTTCATGCCTTTAATGAGCATACTGATTATAAGCTCGAGTTGG GAATAGTGTATGGCGATGTGAAGGAGCAGAATGACTTGGTGACAACACAACGAGTCAAGATAGCTGATTTTGATTGTACTATTAGGGTTGTGGCTGATGTGAGGGTATGA
- the LOC107466524 gene encoding aspartic proteinase — MGNKANAVVLWLFVSSLLLSVVLSAPNDGLRRIGLKKVKPDLNNRLAARLGSNDEALRASIRKHHLQNNLGGDDETDIVGLKNYLDAQYYGEIGIGTPPQKFSVIFDTGSANLWVPSSKCTFSIACYFHSKYKSAKSTTYKKNGTAVAIQYGTGAISGFFSYDNVKVGDIVVKNQEFIEANREPSVTFLVAKFDGILGLGFQEIAVGNAVPVWYNMLDQGLVKEPVFSFWLNRNPEEENGGELVFGGVDPNHYKGKHTYVPVSRKGYWEFDMGDILIGDKKTGICADSCSAIADSGTSLLAGPTTVITMINHAIGAAGVVSQECKAVVAQYGQIIIDLLAADAPPKKICTQIGLCTFDGTRGVSGGIESVVDEHQRSSSGGGIACSACEMAVVWMRSQLNQNQTKDRILNYVNQLCDKMPSPMGESSVDCGDLSKMPTISFSIGGRTFDLSPDEYILKVGEGVAAQCISGFTAIDIPPPRGPLWILGDVFMGRYHTVFDFGQGRVGFAEAA; from the exons ATGGGCAACAAGGCGAATGCGGTTGTGTTATGGTTGTTTGTGTCATCCCTGTTGCTATCTGTGGTGTTGAGTGCGCCAAATGATGGTTTACGAAGGATTGGACTGAAAAAGGTTAAACCTGACCTCAATAATCGGCTTGCCGCTCGATTGGGGTCCAATGACGAGGCTTTACGTGCTTCTATTAGAAAGCACCATCTCCAAAACAATCTCGGTGGTGATGATGAAACTGACATTGTTGGTTTAAAGAACTACTTGGATGCTCAGTACTATGGTGAAATAGGAATCGGAACTCCTCCTCAGAAATTCTCTGTCATCTTTGACACCGGCAGTGCTAATTTGTGGGTGCCTTCATCCAAGTGTACCTTCTCG ATTGCGTGCTACTTCCATTCAAAGTACAAGTCTGCCAAATCGACTACCTATAAGAAgaatg GGACTGCCGTTGCAATTCAATATGGTACTGGAGCAATTTCTGGTTTCTTTAGCTATGACAATGTCAAAGTTGGCGACATAGTTGTGAAGAATCAG GAATTTATTGAAGCAAATAGAGAGCCTAGTGTGACATTTTTGGTGGCCAAGTTTGATGGAATATTGGGACTTGGGTTTCAAGAGATAGCAGTTGGGAATGCTGTTCCAGTTTG GTACAATATGCTTGATCAAGGTCTTGTTAAGGAACCGGTGTTTTCATTTTGGCTGAACCGTaacccagaggaagagaatGGGGGCGAACTTGTTTTTGGAGGTGTTGATCCCAATCACTACAAGGGAAAGCACACTTATGTGCCTGTGTCGAGAAAAGGATATTGGGAG TTTGATATGGGAGATATACTTATTGGAGACAAAAAAACTG GAATTTGTGCTGACAGCTGTTCAGCTATTGCAGACTCGGGGACTTCTTTGTTGGCAGGTCCAACG ACTGTGATTACTATGATAAATCATGCAATTGGAGCAGCAGGAGTTGTAAGCCAAGAATGCAAAGCCGTTGTTGCGCAGTATGGACAAATAATCATAGACCTGCTTGCGGCCGAT GCACCTCCAAAGAAGATCTGTACCCAAATTGGATTGTGCACTTTTGATGGGACACGGGGTGTTAG TGGGGGTATCGAGAGTGTGGTGGATGAGCATCAAAGATCATCATCTGGTGGCGGTATTGCTTGTTCTGCATGCGAGATGGCAGTTGTTTGGATGCGGAGCCAGCTCAATCAGAATCAGACAAAAGATCGGATACTAAACTATGTTAACCAG CTTTGTGATAAAATGCCTAGCCCGATGGGAGAATCATCTGTTGACTGTGGGGACTTGTCTAAAATGCCTACCATTTCCTTCAGTATTGGTGGAAGAACTTTTGACCTTTCCCCAGATGAG TATATACTAAAGGTTGGCGAAGGTGTTGCGGCTCAGTGCATTAGTGGCTTCACTGCAATTGATATTCCTCCTCCACGTGGCCCTCTCTGGATCCTTGGAGATGTGTTCATGGGGCGCTATCACACTGTCTTCGATTTTGGCCAAGGGAGAGTTGGATTCGCCGAAGCAGCATAA